Proteins encoded by one window of Mustela erminea isolate mMusErm1 chromosome 7, mMusErm1.Pri, whole genome shotgun sequence:
- the TTL gene encoding tubulin--tyrosine ligase isoform X1 → MYTFVVRDENSSVYAEVSRLLLATGHWKRLRRDNPRFNLMLGERNRLPFGRLGHEPGLMQLVNYYRGADKLCRKASLVKLIKTSPDLAESCTWFPESYVIYPTNLKTPVAPAQNGIHPPIHNSRTDEREFFLASYNRKKEDGEGNVWIAKSSAGAKGEGILISSEATELLDFIDNQGQVHVIQKYLEHPLLLEPGHRKFDIRSWVLVDHQYNIYLYKEGVLRTASEPYHVDNFQDKTCHLTNHCIQKEYSKNYGKYEEGNEMFFEEFNQYLISALNITLESSILLQIKHIIRSCLMSVEPAISTRHLPYQSFQLFGFDFMVDEDLKVWLIEVNGAPACAQKLYAELCQGIVDIAISSVFPPPDVEPQHVQPAAFIKL, encoded by the exons ATGTACACCTTCGTGGTGCGCGACGAGAACAGCAGCGTCTACGCCGAGGTCTCGCGGCTGCTGCTCGCCACCGGCCACTGGAAGAGGCTGAGGCGCGACAACCCCAGGTTCAACCTGATGCTGGGCGAGAGGAACCGGCTGCCCTTCGGGAGACTGG GTCACGAGCCTGGGCTGATGCAGTTGGTGAATTACTACAGAGGGGCTGACAAACTGTGTCGCAAAGCTTCTTTAGTGAA GCTAATCAAGACAAGCCCAGACCTGGCTGAATCCTGCACATGGTTTCCAGAGTCCTATGTGATTTATCCAACTAATCTCAAGACCCCAGTTGCTCCAGCACAGAATGGAATTCACCCACCGATCCATAACTCAAGGACAGATGAAAGGGAATTCTTCCTGGCTTCttataacagaaagaaagaagatggagagGGCAATGTTTGGATTGCAAAGTCATCAGCTGGTGCCAAAG GTGAAGGCATCCTCATCTCCTCGGAGGCTACAGAGCTTCTGGATTTCATTGACAACCAGGGTCAGGTGCACGTGATCCAGAAATACCTTGAGCACCCTCTGCTTCTGGAGCCAGGTCACCGCAAGTTTGACATTCG AAGCTGGGTCTTGGTGGATCATCAGTATAATATCTACCTCTATAAGGAGGGTGTGCTTCGGACTGCTTCAGAACCATATCATGTTGATAATTTCCAAGACAAAACCTGCCATTTGACCAATCACTGCATTCAAAAGGAGTACTCAAAGAATTATGGAAAGTATGAAGAAGGGAACGAAATGTTCTTTGAGGAGTTCAATCAGTACCTAATAAGTGCTTTGAACATTACCCTGGAAAGTAGTATCTTACTACAAATTAAACATATAATAAG AAGCTGCCTCATGAGCGTGGAGCCTGCCATTAGCACCAGGCACCTCCCTTACCAGAGCTTCCAGCTCTTTGGCTTCGACTTCATGGTGGACGAGGACCTGAAGGTGTGGCTCATTGAGGTCAACGGCGCCCCGGCTTGTGCTCA gAAGCTTTATGCAGAACTGTGCCAGGGCATCGTGGACATAGCCATTTCCAGTGTCTTCCCACCCCCGGATGTGGAGCCGCAGCACGTCCAGCCAGCGGCGTTCATCAAGCTGTGA
- the TTL gene encoding tubulin--tyrosine ligase isoform X2 — translation MYTFVVRDENSSVYAEVSRLLLATGHWKRLRRDNPRFNLMLGERNRLPFGRLGHEPGLMQLVNYYRGADKLCRKASLVKLIKTSPDLAESCTWFPESYVIYPTNLKTPVAPAQNGIHPPIHNSRTDEREFFLASYNRKKEDGEGNVWIAKSSAGAKGEGILISSEATELLDFIDNQGQVHVIQKYLEHPLLLEPGHRKFDIRSWVLVDHQYNIYLYKEGVLRTASEPYHVDNFQDKTCHLTNHCIQKEYSKNYGKYEEGNEMFFEEFNQYLISALNITLESSILLQIKHIIRSLIYLNSYMSSFTFFLRGIPLTQDHLCVRLAFPHCILKLPHERGACH, via the exons ATGTACACCTTCGTGGTGCGCGACGAGAACAGCAGCGTCTACGCCGAGGTCTCGCGGCTGCTGCTCGCCACCGGCCACTGGAAGAGGCTGAGGCGCGACAACCCCAGGTTCAACCTGATGCTGGGCGAGAGGAACCGGCTGCCCTTCGGGAGACTGG GTCACGAGCCTGGGCTGATGCAGTTGGTGAATTACTACAGAGGGGCTGACAAACTGTGTCGCAAAGCTTCTTTAGTGAA GCTAATCAAGACAAGCCCAGACCTGGCTGAATCCTGCACATGGTTTCCAGAGTCCTATGTGATTTATCCAACTAATCTCAAGACCCCAGTTGCTCCAGCACAGAATGGAATTCACCCACCGATCCATAACTCAAGGACAGATGAAAGGGAATTCTTCCTGGCTTCttataacagaaagaaagaagatggagagGGCAATGTTTGGATTGCAAAGTCATCAGCTGGTGCCAAAG GTGAAGGCATCCTCATCTCCTCGGAGGCTACAGAGCTTCTGGATTTCATTGACAACCAGGGTCAGGTGCACGTGATCCAGAAATACCTTGAGCACCCTCTGCTTCTGGAGCCAGGTCACCGCAAGTTTGACATTCG AAGCTGGGTCTTGGTGGATCATCAGTATAATATCTACCTCTATAAGGAGGGTGTGCTTCGGACTGCTTCAGAACCATATCATGTTGATAATTTCCAAGACAAAACCTGCCATTTGACCAATCACTGCATTCAAAAGGAGTACTCAAAGAATTATGGAAAGTATGAAGAAGGGAACGAAATGTTCTTTGAGGAGTTCAATCAGTACCTAATAAGTGCTTTGAACATTACCCTGGAAAGTAGTATCTTACTACAAATTAAACATATAATAAG ATCTCTAATCTACCTGAATTCTTATATGTCAAGTTTCACGTTTTTTCTACGGGGTATCCCGTTGACCCAGGACCATTTGTGCGTAAGACTGGCCTTTCCCCACTGCATTTTG AAGCTGCCTCATGAGCGTGGAGCCTGCCATTAG